A stretch of the Geovibrio thiophilus genome encodes the following:
- a CDS encoding 4Fe-4S dicluster domain-containing protein, giving the protein MAKQMAFYFDQNRCMGCNTCVVACKDWNNVKPGKASWRKLNITESGAFPDVKVFNLVLSCNHCANPACTAACPVGAIYKRAEDGIVIVDRDKCQNIRSCAVACPYGAPQFGDDRSEPVKKASWAVAHPVQKCTFCWDRLDDGLAPSCVASCPQRALDFGTVEEISAKYPTAQRTAVGMPDSTKDSNGNTLTSGDTVPSIFFKPKN; this is encoded by the coding sequence ATGGCTAAACAGATGGCATTTTACTTTGATCAGAACAGATGTATGGGCTGCAACACGTGTGTTGTGGCATGTAAAGACTGGAATAATGTTAAACCCGGCAAGGCAAGCTGGAGAAAACTGAATATTACTGAAAGCGGCGCTTTCCCCGATGTTAAGGTTTTCAACCTTGTCCTTTCCTGCAACCACTGCGCAAACCCTGCCTGCACGGCAGCCTGCCCCGTGGGAGCGATTTATAAAAGAGCCGAGGACGGCATAGTAATAGTAGACCGCGACAAGTGCCAGAACATCCGTTCCTGCGCAGTTGCGTGCCCTTACGGCGCTCCTCAGTTCGGAGACGACAGGTCCGAACCTGTTAAGAAAGCAAGCTGGGCTGTTGCTCACCCCGTACAGAAATGTACTTTCTGCTGGGACAGGCTTGACGACGGTCTTGCTCCCTCCTGCGTTGCATCATGCCCGCAGAGAGCGCTTGACTTCGGCACAGTTGAGGAGATCAGCGCGAAATACCCCACAGCACAGAGAACCGCTGTAGGTATGCCCGATTCAACAAAGGACTCCAACGGTAATACCCTTACCTCCGGAGACACAGTACCCTCCATTTTCTTTAAACCGAAGAACTAG
- a CDS encoding molybdopterin-dependent oxidoreductase: MSLKDKLNQVTRRDFLKGVSAVGATAAVYGCGGSGDGGKTYMEEDEENRLTPPAITETVVAGAAPHNCGGRCVTKAYVKDGVIKRFVTDETPDLNIVNGESEDLPQMRACIRCRSNTQRFYRNDRVLYPLKQTGERGDVNGFVRISWEEVATEIAAKLTSLKALYGAKSFSAHYASGDGSEVAGAASCASRLLNIMGGQMTYRNDYSWPSLEHTSWFFFGQNFYFPPGKSRQDAFNSDALFIWSGNFAESIWGTNTAWYIQQIKEKGTKVFVIDGRVSQTVVSHASEHIAVVPGTDAALVQAIMHELIVNTWNTDGSLKADPWLDAEFILRYTHGFFDDEAFTLYPAIAKTYHADVDRSTDYIVPDGSSLSAYIMGTDDRLVQAGLNGDVSVYPSQIGYNNYNADDPNDNLKDALVSVYGKVAKTPEWAESICGIPAAKIRELAEIFAKKKVTLWFGGGFQRQSEGEQLPLNGYTLGVITKNFGEPGRHVGVYTDRQPLSFGVTFPTGTNNAYADFTGIYDLSKLTAPDYTPAVTRSSYPVFLWPDIAKYGGTGKSMWNDGQVKNFPTPMKAILNFGGNCLVNQCGDYNTVSGIIKDRNNVELIVTADQFMTASAKFSDYVLPAATAFEKEGACSGWLAGDALICMNKAVEPLGEALPDYDIVAKIADKLGVLSEYTEGKTVDDWRKEAIEPLLTAYNAGMTYDEWKEKGLFHMDSSYGITDPLAAYRTDPHVGALYTPTGKFEIYSQAMVEDYEARFYDNDDARVTLEGPLHDGKTTGKFVYAIPMVIPMLEGSFADGSAADPQGYKTNYPYCLNGWHIYYRSHSTHSNNAYINEVFKKDADGNSAYLDPERELGEVWDNNVYEPIWINPADAVAEGILTGDRVIVESPRGSIYATAVVTQRVRAGWPAMGQGGWANGDNADGKPDIGGAINVLTKLRPSRICQGMTLGADTRINIRKG; this comes from the coding sequence ATGAGTCTTAAAGATAAACTTAATCAGGTAACCCGCCGAGACTTCCTTAAGGGAGTGAGCGCAGTGGGCGCCACCGCTGCTGTATACGGCTGCGGCGGTTCCGGCGACGGCGGCAAAACATACATGGAAGAGGACGAGGAAAACCGTCTCACGCCTCCTGCAATCACGGAAACGGTTGTGGCAGGAGCTGCACCGCACAACTGCGGCGGGCGCTGTGTGACAAAGGCGTATGTTAAAGACGGCGTAATCAAAAGGTTTGTCACCGACGAAACACCCGATCTGAATATAGTCAACGGTGAAAGCGAAGATTTGCCTCAGATGAGAGCATGTATACGCTGCCGGTCGAATACTCAGAGATTTTACCGTAACGACCGTGTTCTTTACCCTCTTAAACAAACCGGTGAAAGGGGCGACGTAAACGGTTTTGTCAGGATTTCATGGGAAGAGGTCGCAACTGAAATAGCTGCTAAACTTACCAGCCTTAAAGCTCTGTATGGCGCAAAATCTTTTTCAGCTCATTATGCTTCAGGCGATGGTTCGGAAGTTGCAGGTGCTGCTTCCTGCGCATCACGTCTGCTTAATATCATGGGCGGACAGATGACATACCGCAACGACTACAGCTGGCCTTCACTTGAACACACAAGTTGGTTCTTTTTCGGACAGAATTTTTATTTTCCTCCGGGAAAATCCAGACAGGACGCTTTTAACTCTGATGCACTGTTCATTTGGAGCGGAAACTTCGCGGAAAGCATTTGGGGAACAAATACTGCATGGTATATACAGCAGATTAAAGAAAAAGGCACAAAGGTCTTTGTTATTGACGGGCGAGTTTCTCAAACTGTTGTATCCCATGCCAGTGAACACATAGCAGTTGTTCCCGGAACGGATGCTGCCTTGGTACAGGCTATTATGCACGAACTCATAGTAAATACATGGAACACCGACGGTTCATTGAAAGCAGATCCTTGGCTGGATGCTGAGTTCATTCTCAGATATACTCACGGATTTTTCGATGATGAGGCTTTTACGCTGTATCCTGCAATAGCCAAAACATACCACGCTGATGTGGACAGGAGCACAGATTATATTGTTCCCGACGGTTCTTCCCTCAGTGCTTATATAATGGGTACTGACGACAGGCTTGTTCAGGCAGGGCTTAACGGAGATGTATCTGTTTACCCGTCACAGATAGGCTACAACAACTACAATGCCGATGATCCGAATGATAATCTTAAGGATGCACTTGTTTCAGTATACGGAAAAGTTGCCAAAACTCCTGAGTGGGCTGAATCTATATGCGGTATACCGGCAGCTAAAATAAGAGAGCTTGCTGAAATTTTTGCAAAAAAGAAAGTAACACTCTGGTTTGGCGGTGGTTTTCAGAGGCAGTCTGAAGGTGAACAATTACCCCTGAATGGTTATACTCTTGGAGTCATAACCAAAAACTTTGGCGAACCCGGAAGGCATGTCGGAGTGTACACCGACAGGCAGCCGTTATCTTTCGGTGTTACATTCCCTACCGGAACAAATAACGCATATGCGGATTTTACAGGTATATATGATTTAAGCAAGCTCACAGCTCCTGACTATACTCCTGCTGTAACCAGATCGTCCTATCCTGTATTTCTCTGGCCGGATATAGCCAAATACGGTGGAACTGGGAAATCAATGTGGAATGATGGACAGGTTAAAAACTTTCCCACTCCAATGAAGGCTATACTCAATTTTGGCGGAAATTGCCTTGTTAATCAATGTGGTGACTACAATACGGTTTCTGGGATTATTAAAGACAGAAATAATGTAGAGTTAATTGTAACTGCTGACCAGTTTATGACAGCATCAGCAAAATTTTCAGATTATGTTCTTCCTGCTGCTACTGCTTTTGAGAAAGAAGGTGCCTGCTCAGGCTGGCTTGCCGGCGATGCACTAATATGTATGAATAAAGCAGTGGAACCTCTCGGTGAAGCATTGCCTGATTATGACATTGTCGCGAAGATTGCGGATAAACTGGGTGTTCTCAGCGAATACACCGAAGGCAAAACTGTTGATGACTGGAGAAAAGAAGCCATTGAACCTCTGCTTACAGCTTACAACGCAGGAATGACTTATGATGAATGGAAGGAGAAAGGTCTTTTCCATATGGATTCGTCATACGGGATAACTGATCCGCTTGCCGCCTACAGAACGGATCCGCATGTTGGTGCGCTTTATACTCCCACCGGAAAGTTTGAAATATATTCTCAGGCTATGGTAGAAGACTACGAAGCAAGGTTTTACGATAATGATGATGCAAGAGTTACTCTTGAGGGCCCACTTCACGATGGGAAAACAACAGGGAAATTTGTGTACGCTATTCCTATGGTTATTCCTATGCTTGAAGGTTCTTTTGCAGATGGCTCTGCAGCAGATCCACAAGGTTACAAAACTAATTATCCATATTGCCTTAATGGATGGCACATCTATTACCGTTCTCACTCTACACACTCTAACAATGCCTACATCAATGAAGTTTTCAAAAAAGACGCTGACGGTAACAGTGCGTATCTGGATCCTGAACGTGAGCTTGGAGAAGTTTGGGACAATAATGTTTATGAACCGATATGGATTAATCCGGCAGATGCTGTTGCTGAAGGTATTCTTACCGGTGATAGAGTAATTGTTGAAAGTCCGAGAGGCAGTATATATGCAACTGCAGTTGTGACTCAGAGAGTAAGAGCAGGCTGGCCTGCAATGGGACAAGGCGGCTGGGCTAATGGTGATAATGCTGACGGTAAACCTGATATAGGAGGAGCTATCAATGTTCTCACAAAACTTCGTCCTTCGAGAATATGTCAGGGTATGACTTTAGGTGCCGACACTCGAATCAATATAAGAAAAGGATAG